In one Solanum dulcamara chromosome 1, daSolDulc1.2, whole genome shotgun sequence genomic region, the following are encoded:
- the LOC129895024 gene encoding transcription factor MYB44-like, which produces MKKTGQIKPRWSPEEDELLQKLVEKHGAGNWSLISQLILSLSAKSCRTDKAIKNHWNSTLKRNRPSMPEDLTFKNPQPPFKRLFSIGADTNLDSSYESDISNLGFSRFAQSCLYSPVVPLGRVLPLSTFSLVMPDPSTSLSPYGSDLNNLGFSRHPQPCLYPPIAPSGRILPLSTISPVMPDPLTSLMPDPSTTLSPYGFDLNNLGSSRFSKLCLYLPSAPPGRILPLSTFSPVMPNSSTSLSLSLSRFRSSENFNRVN; this is translated from the exons atgaagaaaacgGGTCAGATCAAGCCTCGATGGAGTCCTGAAGAGGAcgagctattgcagaagttagTAGAGAAACATGGAGCAGGGAACTGGTCGCTTATCAGCCAATTGATTCTGAGTCTATCTGCAAAATCAT GTCGAACCGATAAGGCAATAAAAAATCATTGGAATTCCACTCTTAAACGGAATCGCCCTTCTATGCCAGAAGATTTGACATTCAAAAATCCTCAACCTCCGTTCAAAAGATTGTTCAGTATCGGGGCGGATACAAATTTAGATAGTTCATATGAATCTGATATTAGCAATTTGGGTTTTTCTAGGTTCGCCCAATCGTGTCTTTATTCGCCCGTTGTCCCACTAGGTCGAGTTTTGCCTCTTTCAACATTTTCACTAGTAATGCCCGATCCATCAACATCTTTGAGTCCATATGGATCTGATTTGAATAATTTGGGTTTTTCTAGGCATCCTCAGCCTTGTCTTTATCCACCCATTGCCCCATCAGGTCGAATTTTGCCACTTTCAACAATTTCACCAGTAATGCCCGATCCATTAACATCTCTAATGCCTGATCCATCAACAACCCTAAGTCCATATGGATTTGATTTGAACAATTTGGGTTCTTCTAGGTTCTCTAAGTTATGCCTTTATCTGCCCAGTGCCCCACCAGGTCGAATTTTGCCTCTTTCAACATTTTCACCAGTAATGCCTAATTCATCAACATCTCTGAGTCTCTCTTTATCCAGATTCAGATCTAGCGAGAATTTTAATAGGGTGAACTGA